The proteins below are encoded in one region of Micromonospora pisi:
- a CDS encoding low temperature requirement protein A gives MPVGWRGTGGRIRAATTRWRGTASRSSGRVEPVELFIDVVFVFTLTQLTQQIINRPTFTTVGQVTLLFSLLWANYSGYAWLTNHVTPRRTSQKLLLLGGVAGFIIAAAGVPDAIAGRATVFSIGYLVLVCLHLILFTQSDSWRTVLRLAPGNLGAALLVLGSGFADGPLVYALWATAFVVQSVIPTLLWGTSRGGPPHAFHLSAGHFVERHGLLVVVAFGEEVAAIGASAGPAHTSDETVWVIILALTLPAALWWTYFADPRAAEQSLNRVDDVTRDVLGGKAYIFAHIPLLLGIVIGAAGIHTAVSHPEQPLDHASALALSGGVALFLVGIAWVRRVLTIRGAWRRLLTAAAALATIPLARVIPAAAQLAVVVGIVVVMLLLDTPPRHAQEAVRKGPFLYRIR, from the coding sequence GTGCCGGTCGGGTGGCGCGGGACGGGCGGCCGGATCCGGGCCGCCACCACCCGCTGGCGGGGTACGGCATCCCGGTCGAGCGGCCGGGTGGAGCCGGTCGAACTCTTCATCGACGTGGTCTTCGTCTTCACCCTGACCCAGTTGACGCAACAGATCATCAACCGCCCGACGTTCACCACCGTGGGTCAGGTCACCCTCCTGTTCAGCCTGCTCTGGGCGAACTACAGCGGGTACGCCTGGCTGACCAACCACGTGACACCGCGACGTACGTCACAGAAGCTGCTGCTGCTCGGCGGCGTGGCCGGCTTCATCATCGCGGCGGCCGGGGTGCCGGACGCCATCGCCGGACGGGCGACGGTCTTCAGCATCGGCTACCTGGTGCTGGTCTGCCTGCACCTGATCCTGTTCACCCAGTCCGACAGCTGGCGCACCGTCCTGCGACTGGCCCCGGGCAACCTGGGCGCGGCCCTGCTCGTGCTCGGATCCGGGTTCGCCGACGGTCCGCTGGTGTACGCGCTCTGGGCGACCGCGTTCGTGGTGCAGAGCGTCATCCCGACCCTCCTCTGGGGCACCTCCCGGGGCGGCCCCCCGCACGCGTTCCACCTCTCCGCCGGTCACTTCGTGGAGCGGCACGGCCTGCTGGTGGTGGTCGCGTTCGGTGAGGAGGTCGCGGCGATCGGCGCCAGCGCGGGGCCGGCGCACACCTCGGACGAGACCGTGTGGGTGATCATCCTGGCGCTGACCCTGCCCGCCGCGCTCTGGTGGACGTACTTCGCCGACCCGAGGGCGGCCGAACAGAGCCTGAACCGCGTCGACGACGTCACCCGGGACGTGTTGGGCGGCAAGGCGTACATCTTCGCGCACATCCCCCTGCTGCTCGGGATCGTCATCGGGGCCGCTGGCATCCACACCGCCGTCTCGCACCCGGAGCAGCCCCTCGACCACGCGTCGGCGCTCGCCCTGAGCGGCGGAGTGGCGCTCTTCCTCGTCGGGATCGCCTGGGTCCGGCGGGTACTGACGATCCGGGGCGCGTGGCGTCGCCTGCTGACCGCCGCGGCGGCGCTCGCCACGATCCCGCTGGCCCGGGTGATCCCCGCCGCCGCACAGCTCGCGGTGGTCGTCGGCATCGTCGTGGTGATGCTGCTGCTCGACACCCCGCCGCGCCACGCCCAGGAAGCCGTTAGGAAGGGCCCCTTCCTCTACCGAATCCGATAA
- a CDS encoding ABC transporter ATP-binding protein, with product MSDVIEVRGLRKEFTVRVKTGRLRRTKKVVAAVDGVDLTVARGEMIGYIGPNGAGKSTTLKMLTGVLMPSAGEVRVCGLVPVAQRTRLALRIGVVFGQRSQLWWDLPLRDSFDLLRHIYRVPAADHAARLRRCRDLLDLDGFLDTPVRQLSLGQRMRGELTAALLHGPEVLFLDEPTIGLDLVSKQAVREFLGELGRAGDTTLLLTTHDLADIERLCRRLVVIDHGRVVHDGDIEALHARYGSRRLVVVDLDEPLTEVPVLPGAPVLRVEADGRRLVFELESATAGAVVARLAGLATLRDIAIVEPDIEDVVSRLYRTPAPPVVVPAHPIPTQNPEPASRPDLTGTP from the coding sequence ATGAGCGACGTCATCGAGGTGCGCGGGCTGCGCAAGGAGTTCACGGTACGGGTCAAGACCGGTCGGCTGCGCCGGACGAAGAAGGTGGTCGCCGCGGTCGACGGGGTGGATCTGACCGTGGCCCGGGGCGAGATGATCGGCTACATCGGACCGAACGGCGCGGGTAAGTCCACCACCCTGAAGATGCTCACCGGTGTGCTGATGCCCTCCGCCGGGGAGGTACGCGTCTGTGGGCTCGTCCCGGTGGCCCAGCGCACCCGGCTGGCGTTGCGTATCGGCGTGGTCTTCGGTCAGCGTTCGCAGCTCTGGTGGGACCTGCCGCTGCGCGACTCGTTCGACCTGCTGCGGCACATCTACCGGGTGCCGGCCGCCGACCACGCGGCCCGGCTGCGCCGCTGCCGGGACCTGCTCGACCTCGACGGTTTCCTCGACACCCCGGTCCGCCAGCTCTCGCTGGGCCAGCGGATGCGCGGCGAGTTGACCGCCGCCCTGCTGCACGGGCCGGAGGTGCTCTTCCTGGACGAGCCGACCATCGGGCTGGACCTGGTGAGCAAGCAGGCGGTCCGGGAGTTCCTGGGCGAGCTGGGCCGGGCCGGTGACACCACCCTGCTGCTCACCACGCACGATCTCGCCGACATCGAGCGGCTCTGCCGCCGCCTGGTGGTGATCGATCACGGTCGGGTGGTGCACGACGGCGACATCGAGGCGCTGCACGCCCGGTACGGTTCCCGGCGGCTGGTCGTGGTGGACCTCGACGAGCCCCTGACGGAGGTGCCGGTGCTGCCGGGCGCGCCGGTGCTGCGGGTCGAGGCGGACGGTCGACGGCTCGTCTTCGAGCTGGAGTCGGCGACCGCCGGCGCGGTGGTGGCACGGCTGGCCGGGCTCGCCACGCTCCGCGACATCGCCATCGTCGAGCCGGACATCGAGGACGTGGTCAGCCGCCTCTACCGGACCCCGGCGCCGCCGGTCGTCGTGCCGGCGCACCCGATCCCCACGCAGAACCCGGAGCCGGCCTCCCGCCCCGACCTCACCGGCACCCCCTGA
- a CDS encoding ABC transporter permease has translation MADRGRTAGPAAGYLALLRGQARSQASYRTSFVVDLVSNVGATVFDVLTVLVLFQVTRTLGGFDVREAMVMVSLSACSFATADLAVGNIERVRQYVRTGLMDAVLVRPLGALPQLLLMDLPLRKLSRALFGLAVLTVAASSAGIEWTPGRVLLVIVAPLAGAVFFGSIFVASATLAFWWIDSGEVGNAFTYGGRDFTAYPVTVYGGWFRAIFAYGLGFAFVAYYPALALLGRADPLGLPAWAGWASPGVAVLAALAAAAVWRTGIRHYRSTGS, from the coding sequence GTGGCTGACCGGGGACGTACGGCCGGACCGGCGGCGGGCTACCTGGCGCTGCTGCGCGGGCAGGCGCGGTCCCAGGCGTCGTACCGCACCTCGTTCGTCGTCGACCTGGTCAGCAATGTCGGCGCCACCGTCTTCGACGTGCTCACGGTGCTGGTGCTGTTCCAGGTGACCCGGACCCTGGGGGGCTTCGACGTACGCGAGGCGATGGTCATGGTCAGCCTCTCCGCCTGCTCCTTCGCCACCGCCGACCTGGCCGTCGGCAACATCGAGCGGGTCCGCCAGTACGTCCGGACGGGGCTGATGGACGCGGTCCTGGTCCGCCCGCTCGGGGCGCTGCCGCAGTTGCTGCTGATGGACCTGCCGCTGCGCAAGCTGTCCCGTGCCCTGTTCGGGCTCGCCGTGCTGACCGTCGCGGCAAGCTCCGCCGGAATCGAGTGGACCCCGGGTCGGGTGTTGCTGGTCATCGTCGCGCCGCTGGCCGGAGCGGTCTTCTTCGGCTCGATCTTCGTGGCCTCGGCGACGTTGGCGTTCTGGTGGATCGACTCGGGTGAGGTCGGGAACGCGTTCACCTACGGTGGTCGGGACTTCACCGCGTACCCGGTGACCGTCTACGGTGGATGGTTCCGGGCGATTTTCGCGTACGGCCTGGGGTTCGCCTTCGTGGCCTACTACCCGGCGCTGGCTCTGCTCGGCCGGGCCGATCCGCTCGGCCTGCCGGCCTGGGCCGGGTGGGCCTCGCCGGGCGTCGCGGTCCTGGCCGCGCTGGCCGCCGCCGCCGTCTGGCGGACCGGCATCAGGCACTACCGGAGTACGGGGTCATGA
- a CDS encoding ABC transporter permease: MGSVTATVPPLIGRNIIPWFRTFTAITGSGYRRYSTYRQATFAGAFTNIVFGFLHCYVFLAVATGAGGLAGGYDTRQLATFVWVGQGLLAVVGLWGWSELADRIRTGDVASDLLRPVSPVVSYLATDLGRAAHAVLTRFVPPVLTGPIFFDVYLPTRWPTVPLFLLSMVLAVVLSFSCRYLVNATVYWLADVRGPMLLWTLCSGILAGLYFPLRFLPDWAFVTIWLATPFPSMMQTPLDVLVERDGAPVQAGLVGLQLCWVGAALFACAVVQRRAERRLVVQGG; the protein is encoded by the coding sequence GTGGGCTCGGTCACCGCCACTGTGCCACCGCTGATCGGTAGAAACATCATCCCCTGGTTTCGGACATTTACCGCCATAACCGGATCAGGTTACCGTCGCTATTCGACGTACCGACAGGCGACGTTCGCCGGTGCCTTCACCAATATCGTGTTCGGGTTCCTCCACTGCTACGTCTTCCTCGCCGTCGCCACCGGCGCGGGGGGCCTGGCGGGTGGTTACGACACCAGGCAACTGGCCACCTTCGTCTGGGTCGGACAGGGACTGCTCGCCGTCGTGGGACTCTGGGGCTGGAGCGAGCTGGCTGATCGGATCCGGACCGGCGACGTCGCCAGCGACCTGCTCCGGCCGGTCTCCCCGGTGGTCAGCTACCTCGCCACCGACCTGGGGCGGGCGGCGCACGCGGTGCTCACCCGTTTCGTCCCGCCGGTGCTCACCGGCCCGATCTTCTTCGACGTCTACCTGCCGACCCGCTGGCCGACCGTACCGCTCTTCCTGCTCTCCATGGTGTTGGCGGTGGTGCTCTCGTTCAGTTGCCGCTACCTGGTCAACGCCACCGTCTACTGGCTCGCGGACGTACGCGGCCCGATGCTGCTCTGGACCCTCTGCTCCGGCATCCTGGCCGGCCTCTACTTCCCGCTGCGCTTCCTGCCGGACTGGGCCTTCGTGACGATCTGGCTGGCCACCCCTTTCCCGAGCATGATGCAGACCCCGCTGGACGTGCTGGTCGAGCGCGACGGTGCGCCGGTGCAGGCGGGACTCGTCGGTCTACAGCTCTGCTGGGTCGGGGCGGCCCTGTTCGCCTGCGCCGTCGTGCAGCGGCGCGCGGAACGGCGACTGGTCGTGCAGGGTGGCTGA
- a CDS encoding WG repeat-containing protein — MAEVPPTYRGPERSNAPVSGPPVASEPLLSGADLFTPPRERRKQPAEAAETPVPAQRTGDRNVEPAQVQEPGSAWLAPKTDPEPTSRPAQPERPAQPERQPERQPERPAGGDQPRPPVAVPPAAGLRLEFLPAPTPAQPPTPSQPPTPARPPAPVEPDRTPESAGPAVVEPAPPSAPPVAAPHPVPTLDSDPDALTGRPAGSTEQPATPDVPAPVWPPAVPSPVVPAPAAVTRAEPTPVTPARPEPAPFAGTTTEPPTAPSDLDGGSTEATATGTDTPGQATATTTSSVGTGGAADDADPVGDATIAPVQRTDPGPGTDGVAAAATGSPLPEAVTTDGDLPAAPVSGPPAPHSPADAPGSTPTPPTEARTRPDDGQRPPEEEPAVAGTSDPTSAAPGDPAPAASPSDGLYAEPADRAPYDQSGQAVEVEPVVGSVDAAEPPPVRAEEQSRSAESGPGNADAHLDALDTRPDPVGAPLDEGPLPEDPVPVSGPPLATSAPGSPVAEASPDTVLPPPEGPAAGAATALRAPTMLTPIITTDESAGGTSPADETAETDEAPVADPEQVLSSYSWRFHHETLRELVEDPDELRAIRDRLTEKLEPAQDDPTRARLLSLRAVVSRILGDLGKALADGKLALGHAEATGQLRRIAIAQARLAHVMQWRGDFAEADRLFEEANSSELPDRLRATMHEHAGRSCYDQGRYIEACNHFEKALELRKVEDPDLIARTELALDAVFNKVAQQGWGPYPRDRDEILQVHQPPVPTFSEKMQRWGYALPDGELAVAPSYADAQPFHDGVAWVRRPETRTWELIDESGEPLIEATAGYLGVGSFADGLAWVSRDGTGGWIAIDKTNQVVIGQGCDDVRPFRRGVAAVRRGGWGAVDKTGRVVLPTRYGAFATALTDGRYVEGFTDEGLAIVDSNGRKGVVDRTGRVIVSPTYPAMVIHPVAFLIATPDGQWGALDRRGELLIDPVHASRADVMDEIDRLLADTKPVL; from the coding sequence ATGGCGGAGGTTCCGCCGACCTACCGAGGCCCGGAGCGGTCGAACGCGCCCGTCTCCGGTCCGCCGGTGGCGAGCGAGCCGCTGCTGAGCGGCGCCGACCTGTTCACTCCGCCCCGGGAGCGACGCAAGCAGCCGGCCGAAGCGGCCGAGACGCCGGTGCCGGCCCAGCGCACCGGTGACCGGAACGTCGAGCCGGCGCAGGTCCAGGAGCCCGGCTCCGCCTGGCTGGCACCGAAGACCGACCCGGAACCGACGTCGCGACCGGCACAACCCGAACGGCCGGCACAACCCGAACGGCAGCCCGAACGGCAGCCCGAACGGCCGGCCGGGGGCGACCAGCCCCGTCCCCCGGTCGCCGTGCCACCGGCGGCCGGGCTGCGCCTGGAGTTCCTGCCCGCGCCGACGCCGGCTCAACCACCGACGCCGAGTCAACCACCGACGCCGGCCCGACCGCCGGCACCGGTCGAGCCGGACCGGACACCGGAGAGCGCCGGGCCCGCAGTGGTGGAGCCGGCGCCCCCGAGCGCACCGCCCGTCGCCGCCCCGCACCCCGTTCCCACCCTGGACTCCGATCCGGACGCCCTCACCGGTCGGCCGGCGGGCTCCACCGAGCAGCCCGCCACACCGGACGTACCGGCACCGGTCTGGCCACCCGCGGTCCCGTCACCGGTCGTCCCCGCGCCGGCGGCGGTCACCCGGGCCGAGCCGACCCCGGTCACGCCCGCCCGGCCCGAGCCGGCGCCGTTCGCCGGCACGACGACCGAGCCGCCGACCGCCCCGAGTGACCTGGATGGCGGGTCGACCGAGGCGACCGCAACCGGTACGGACACCCCCGGGCAGGCCACCGCCACCACCACCTCATCGGTCGGGACCGGCGGGGCGGCCGATGACGCCGACCCCGTCGGGGACGCCACGATCGCTCCAGTTCAGCGCACCGACCCCGGCCCCGGGACGGACGGTGTGGCGGCCGCCGCGACGGGAAGTCCGCTGCCCGAAGCGGTCACCACCGACGGCGACCTGCCGGCGGCACCGGTCTCCGGTCCACCCGCCCCGCACTCGCCCGCCGACGCCCCCGGGTCGACTCCGACACCGCCGACGGAGGCGCGCACCCGCCCCGACGACGGGCAACGGCCACCCGAGGAGGAGCCAGCGGTCGCCGGTACGTCGGACCCGACGTCGGCCGCACCGGGCGATCCGGCCCCGGCCGCGTCCCCCTCCGACGGCCTGTACGCCGAACCGGCCGATCGGGCGCCGTACGACCAGTCGGGGCAGGCCGTCGAGGTGGAACCGGTCGTCGGGTCGGTGGACGCCGCCGAACCGCCACCGGTCCGCGCCGAGGAACAGTCACGCAGCGCCGAATCGGGACCGGGCAACGCCGACGCACACCTGGACGCGCTCGACACCCGCCCGGACCCCGTGGGCGCGCCGCTGGACGAGGGTCCGCTGCCGGAGGACCCGGTGCCGGTGTCGGGTCCACCGCTGGCCACCAGCGCTCCCGGCTCACCGGTCGCCGAGGCCAGCCCGGACACGGTGCTGCCGCCCCCGGAGGGGCCGGCGGCCGGCGCCGCCACGGCGCTGCGCGCGCCGACCATGCTGACCCCGATCATCACGACCGACGAATCGGCGGGCGGGACGAGCCCGGCGGACGAGACGGCCGAGACGGACGAAGCCCCGGTCGCCGACCCGGAGCAGGTGCTCTCGTCGTACAGCTGGCGGTTCCACCACGAGACCCTGCGGGAACTGGTCGAGGATCCGGACGAGTTGCGGGCGATCCGCGACCGGTTGACCGAGAAGCTCGAACCGGCGCAGGACGACCCGACCCGGGCCCGGCTGCTCAGCCTGCGCGCGGTCGTCTCCCGGATCCTCGGGGATCTGGGCAAGGCGCTCGCCGACGGCAAGCTCGCCCTGGGCCACGCCGAGGCCACCGGCCAACTGCGGCGGATCGCCATCGCCCAGGCGCGGTTGGCGCACGTGATGCAGTGGCGGGGTGACTTCGCCGAGGCCGACCGGCTCTTCGAGGAGGCGAACTCCTCCGAGCTGCCCGACCGGCTGCGGGCCACCATGCACGAGCACGCCGGCCGTTCCTGCTACGACCAGGGCCGCTACATCGAGGCGTGCAACCACTTCGAGAAGGCACTCGAACTGCGCAAGGTCGAGGACCCGGACCTGATCGCCCGGACCGAACTCGCGCTCGACGCGGTGTTCAACAAGGTGGCCCAGCAGGGCTGGGGCCCGTACCCCCGGGACCGCGACGAGATCCTCCAGGTGCACCAGCCGCCGGTGCCGACGTTCAGCGAGAAGATGCAGCGCTGGGGCTACGCCCTGCCCGACGGGGAGCTCGCGGTGGCGCCGAGCTACGCCGACGCCCAGCCGTTCCACGACGGTGTGGCCTGGGTACGCCGGCCCGAGACCCGTACCTGGGAACTCATCGACGAGTCCGGCGAGCCGCTGATCGAGGCGACCGCCGGTTACCTCGGCGTCGGTTCGTTCGCCGACGGTCTGGCCTGGGTGTCCCGGGACGGAACCGGCGGTTGGATCGCGATCGACAAGACGAACCAGGTGGTGATCGGGCAGGGCTGCGACGACGTACGGCCGTTCCGCCGGGGTGTCGCGGCGGTTCGTCGCGGCGGCTGGGGCGCCGTCGACAAGACCGGTCGGGTGGTGCTGCCGACCCGGTACGGTGCCTTCGCCACCGCCCTGACCGACGGCCGCTACGTCGAGGGTTTCACCGACGAGGGTCTCGCGATCGTCGACTCGAACGGTCGTAAGGGCGTGGTCGACCGGACCGGACGGGTGATCGTGTCGCCGACGTACCCGGCGATGGTGATCCATCCGGTGGCTTTCCTGATCGCCACCCCGGACGGCCAGTGGGGCGCCCTCGACCGGCGCGGCGAACTGCTGATCGACCCGGTCCACGCCAGCCGCGCGGACGTGATGGACGAGATCGACCGTCTGCTGGCGGACACCAAACCGGTGCTCTGA
- a CDS encoding aldo/keto reductase family protein, which yields MDFRHLGRSGLRVSEISYGNWITHGSQIEEDAALACVHAALEQGITTFDTADVYAGTRAEAVLGRALQGQRREGLEILTKVYWPTGPGPNDRGLSRKHIMESINGSLRRLQTDYVDLYQAHRYDYTTPLEETMEAFADVVRSGKALYIGVSEWRADQIREAYELARQLKIHLVSNQPQYSMLWRVIEAEVVPASEELGLGQIVFSPIAQGVLSGKYLPGQPPPAGSRATDEKSGANMIARFMTDEVLTTVQQLKPLAAQAGLSMAQLAIAWVLQNPNVSSAIVGATRPEQVADNVKAAGVKLDADLLKAIDEVVAPITERDPAKTQSPARP from the coding sequence ATGGACTTCCGACACCTCGGCCGTTCCGGTCTCCGGGTCAGCGAGATCTCGTACGGCAACTGGATCACCCACGGCTCCCAGATCGAGGAGGACGCCGCCCTCGCCTGCGTCCACGCCGCGCTGGAGCAGGGCATCACCACGTTCGACACCGCCGACGTCTACGCCGGCACCCGCGCGGAGGCCGTACTCGGTCGTGCCCTGCAGGGCCAGCGCCGGGAAGGGCTGGAGATCCTCACCAAGGTCTACTGGCCGACCGGTCCCGGACCGAACGACCGGGGCCTGTCCCGCAAGCACATCATGGAGTCGATCAACGGCTCGCTGCGCCGGTTGCAGACCGACTACGTCGATCTCTACCAGGCCCACCGGTACGACTACACCACCCCGCTCGAGGAGACGATGGAGGCCTTCGCCGACGTCGTACGCTCGGGCAAGGCTCTCTACATCGGGGTCTCGGAGTGGCGGGCCGACCAGATCCGCGAGGCGTACGAGCTGGCCCGCCAGCTCAAGATCCACCTGGTCTCCAACCAGCCGCAGTACTCGATGCTCTGGCGGGTGATCGAGGCTGAGGTGGTGCCGGCGAGCGAGGAACTCGGCCTCGGCCAGATCGTCTTCTCCCCGATCGCCCAGGGCGTCCTCTCCGGCAAGTACCTGCCCGGCCAGCCGCCGCCGGCCGGCTCCCGGGCCACCGACGAGAAGTCGGGGGCGAACATGATCGCCCGGTTCATGACCGACGAGGTGCTCACCACCGTGCAGCAGCTCAAGCCCCTCGCCGCGCAGGCCGGGCTGAGCATGGCGCAGCTCGCCATCGCCTGGGTGCTGCAGAACCCGAACGTCTCGTCGGCGATCGTCGGCGCGACCCGACCGGAACAGGTCGCGGACAACGTCAAGGCGGCCGGGGTGAAGCTCGACGCCGACCTGCTCAAGGCGATCGACGAGGTGGTCGCGCCGATCACCGAACGGGACCCGGCCAAGACCCAGAGCCCGGCCCGCCCGTAA